The Terriglobales bacterium genome includes the window GGCCACGTCGGCCAGGGTGCCTCCGTAGCCGGGCAGCAGGCCCGCGGCGGCGCGCAGGTAGATCACCACCGCCGCCTCCACGAATCCGAAAGCGGCCCCGAACAGGGCGGCGAAGGCGAGTTGGCGCCGGCTGACCTCCAGGCCGCGGCGGCGCCACCAGAACCAGGCCAGCACGGGCACGAGCGGCAGCAGGTTCACCCACCACGGGCTGGCGAAAAGCCGGAAGGCTTCCATGAGCGGCGATCCACGGCCCGCGGCTTACGGGTAGCTGCTGTCCAGGCGGTTGATTTCCTTGCCGAAGAGGGGATTGTCGGGGAAGTCGCGCTGCAGACCGGCGAGCAGGGCGCGGGCGCCGGGCTTGTCCTTGTCGCGCAGGTAGGCGATGGCCAGCAGCAGGCGCGCGAAGGGAGCCAGGTAATGGCCGTGCTCGGCGGTGAGCTGCAGATCGTGCACGCCCTCGTGCTTGTCGCCGGCGTAGCCGCCCAGGCGCAGCAGCCAGCGCACCGGCGCGGTCTGGCTGCCGATGATGTACTTGCTCATGCCCAGGGCCAGGTAAGCGTCGAAGTAATTCGGATCCAGGGCGATGAGCTTGTCGGCGTACTGCTGCCCCTGCTTGATGTAGCCCAGCGAGGCCAGGTTGTGCTTCTCCACCATGGCGGCGTAGTCAGCGCGCAGGCCCGAGCACAGCGCCATCACGAAGAGGGCGTCTTTCTGGTTGGCATCCTTGGCCAGCAGGGCGCGGGAGAGGTCCTCGGCGCGGGAGAGGTCGGCGTCGAAGCGGGCCTTGATGGCGGGATCGGGCTGCAGCTTGGGGCGATTGTCGAAGCTCGAATCCTTGACATAGAACTGCGACTCCAGCACGCCCAGCCGGTTGAACTCGGAGAACAGCAGCCCGGCCGCCTCCGACACCGGACCCAAGGGATCCTGGGGATGCTCCTGCTGCCAGCGCTCGAACTCCTGCTGGGCCTCGGGGAAATGCAGGCTGTAGAGGAGGTGGTAGCCGCGGTCCAGGGAGGGTGGATCCTGGCCGGAGTCGGCGGCCGGCGCCGGCGGGCACAGAGTCATGGCCCCGAGGATGAGGGCGACGGCTGCGGCCATAGAGTTGCGGCTCATCACGAAGGCGCGGATCCTCGCTGATTCTCTCCTCGACGGGCGCGCGGAGCGGAGTACTGCCGCTGGTTCGCTCCCTCCGAAAGAAGGAGGCCCCCACGCGCGCTGCAGGATGCCAGATTGTACGCCGGGGCGCGCCCGCGGGCAACCCACCGGCAGCCCCGCTCGCTGCTATCCTTCTAGGGCACGACGGTATCTGAGGAGGAAGCCCATGCGCTCTGTTCCCGCTCCACGTCCGGCCGCGCTCGGCCTGACCTTGGTGGCCCTGCTGTGGCTGGCCGGCGGAGCCTTCGCCCAGCAGCAGGACTACAGCCGCTCCGTCCCCATCTTCCCCAACGTCTTCCGCCCCTACGCCTCGCGGCCGGTCCCCGAGCCCAACCTGTCGAACTCGGGACGCGTGGCCCCGCTGCTGCGCGAGGGCAAGCTGATGCTCTCGCTCAACGACGCCATCGCCCTGGCGCTGGAGAACAATCTGGACCTGGTGATCGCGCGCTACAACCTGCCCATCGCCGATACCGACATCCTGCGCACCCAGTCGGGAGCGGCGGCGCGCGGTGTCAACACCGGGTTGATCCAGGGCACGCCCGGGGGCGGGGCGGGGACCATCGGCAACGCCGGCGCCACCGGGGGCGGGGCGGGGGGCACGAGCGCGGCCGCGGGCGGCGCGGGGGCCGGCATCGGCGGCATCGTGGCCTCCACCCTGGGGGTGGGGCCTCCCATCGATTCCTTCGATCCCATCGCCACGGCCTCCTTCGGCCTGCAGTACACCAACACGCCGCAGTCCAACACCGTCTTCACCGGCGTCTCTTCCTTGCAGCAGAACACCGGCTTCGCCAACTTCAATTACCAGCAGGGCTTTCCCACCGGCACCCTGGTGAACCTCACCTTCAGCAACAACCGCGCGACCTCCAACAGCATCCGCACGTCGCTGGTGCCGCAATTGAACGCGAGCTACCTGATCCAGGTGCGGCAGCACCTGCTGCAGGGGCTGGGCTTCACCCCCAACAAGCGCTTCATCCTGATCGCGCGCAACAACCGCGAGATCGTGGACGTGAGCTTCCGCCAACAGGTGATCTTCACCGTCACCCAGATCGAGAACCTCTACTGGAACCTGGTGAGCGCCTACGAAGACGTCACCGCCAAGGAGCGCGCGCTCAAGCTGGCCCAGCAACTGGAGGACAACAACCGCCGCCAGGTGGAGGCCGGGACCATGGCCCCCATCGAGGTCATCAACGCGCAGGCGCAGGTGGCGGCCAGCCAGCAGGACCTCATCGTCTCCCAGACCAACCTGCAACTGCAGCAGTCGCTGATGAAGAACGCCATCACCAAGCGGCAGAGCGATCCCGCGCTGGCCGCCGCCGCGGTCGTGCCCACCGACCGCATGCAGCTTCCCGCCAACGAGCCGGTGGTTCCCATCGAGGACCTGGTGCAGGAGGCGCTGCAGAAGCGTCCCGAGCTGGCGCAGGCGCGCATCGACCTCACCAACCGGCGCCTGAGCAAGGAGTCGGCCCATAACGCGCAGTTGCCCGCGCTCGACCTGGTGGCCAACTACGGCGGCGCCGCCCTGGCCGGCCAACTGAACCCGGCCTTCGTGGGGCCGATCCCGGTGGTGCCGCTGGGCGGCTGGACCGACGCCATGGGCCTGCTCAACGAACATCCCACCTATTTCGTGGGCCTGACCCTCACCATCCCCATCAAGAACCGCGCCGCCCAAGCCGACGAAGTGCGCTCGGTGCTGGAGTACCAGCAGGCGCAGGTGCGCCTGCTGGAGCTGCAGAACGGGGTCGCCATCGATGTGCGTAACGCCCAGTATGCCGTGCTGCAGAACCGCGCCCGGGTGGAGGCGGCGCTGAAAGGCCGCGAGTACGCCGCCCAGAGCCTGGACGCGGAGCAGAAGAAGCTGGCCGAGGGCATCGGCACCACCTTCACCGTGCTGCAGGCCATGGCCAACCTGGCCACCGCCGAGTCCAACCTGGTCGGCGCCATGACCGCGTACGAGCAGTCGCGCGTGCAACTGGACGTGGTGACCGGGCGCACCCTGGAGCACCTGGGCATCTCCATCGGCGACGCCGAAAGCGGCACCGTGACCCGCCTGCCCCAGGTACCGGGGGTGGTGCCTTCGCAGAAGGCCCTCGAGCATCCCATCGCTCCAGGAGGGCAGCCGTGAGCGGGGACTACCGGCAGCGGACCGGGTGGAGCTATGCTGCTTCCGCCGTCATCGCCTCTCCTGGGGAGGTGCCATGAGCCGACTGCCCGCAATCCTCATCCTGGCCCTGACCTTGCTCCTGGTCGCGCCGGCCGGCGCCCCGCAAGCGACCTCGAGCCCGCAGCCGCAGGCCCCCGCCGCCCAGGCGCCTCCGCCCCAGGTCCAGGGCTACACCCTGCCGCCGGAAAAGTACGAGCAAGCGGTGGCCTACGCGCGAGCGCGTTACATCCTCTACTTCCTCAGCTTCGCCTGGGGATTGCTGGTGCTGCTGCTGGTGCTGCGCTGGCGACTGGCTGCCAGGTTCCGCGACTGGGCCGAGCGCGCCGTGCGCTTCCGCTTCCTGCAGGCGTGGATCTTCGTCCCGCTCTTCCTGCTGACCCTGGGCGTGCTGGAGCTGCCGCCCGACCTCTACGGCCAGTGGCTCTCGCGTCACTACCAGCAGTCGGTGCAGGGATGGGGCTCGTGGGCGTGGGACTGGACGAAGGGCCAGCTCCTCGGCTTCGTGCTGGGCTCCCTGCTGATCTGGCTGCTGTACGCGGTGATCCGCCGCAGCCCGCGGTTCTGGTGGCTCTGGTTCTGGCTGGCGGCGCTGCCCATCCTCGTCTTCCTTCTGTTGATCACGCCCATGGTGATCGAGCCCCTGTTCTTCAAGTTCGAGCCGCTCCAGAAGGAGCAGCCGCTGCTGACCAGCGAGATCCAGAAGGTGGTGCACCGCGGCGGGCTGGTCATCCCCGACCGCCGCATGTTCGAGATGAAGGCCAGCGAGAAGATGAAGTCGCTGAACGCCTACGTCACCGGCCTCGGGGCCTCCAAGCGGGTGGTGGTCTACGACACCACCATCCAGAAGATGACCGTGCCCGAGATCCTCTTCGTCTTCGGCCACGAGATGGGCCACTACGTGCTCGACCACGTCTGGAAGGGGATCGCCTTCGCCGCGGCGGTGCTGCTGCTCTTCCTCTACCTCGGCTATCGCGCGCTGGGCTGGACGCTGGCGCGGCGAGGCGCGCGCTGGGGCATCCGCGGCGTGGACGATTGGGCTTCCCTGCCCGTGCTGCTGCTCTGGCTTTCCATCTTCGGCTTTCTGTTCTCGCCGGTGAGCGCCAGCTTCAGCCGCTACCTGGAGCACCAGGCCGACATCTACGGGCTGGAGGTCACCCACGGCCTGGTGGCCGACCCGCAGCAGAACGCCGCCCAGGCCTTCCAGATCCTGGGCGAGGTGAACCTCGACGATCCCGACCCCAACCCCTTCATCCGGGTGTGGCTCTACGACCACCCGCCGCTGAACGAGCGCATCCAGTTCGTGCTGCACTACGATCCCTGGGCGCAGGGGAAGGAGCCGGAGTTCGTGAAGTGACGTCCTAGCGGCCGGGAGCAGGGAGAGCGCGCAATTCGATCACCAGGCGCGGCGGGGCGGGTTCCAGCGTGGCGGAATACTCGGCAGGGGCCCTGAGGTCGAGGACCACGCGCGCCACGTCCCGCTGGAACTGGGCCACGCGAATGGAGCGCAGCAAGGCATCGTCAGCGGGAAAGCTGCGCCCCGCCAGGGCCAGGTGCGTGTTCTCCAGATCGAAGACGAGGCGCGCCGGGTTGTCCAGGCGGCGGGCCTGGTAGCGGACGGCTCGATCCAGCTCCAGGGTCACGCGCGTGCCCCCCGGCGCAGTGGAATAATGCACGGCGGTGAGTTGCGCGCGACCCGCGGGGAGGGCGAGCGGAAGCGCTGCTTCCGGCTGCGCCTGCGCCACGGGGGCCGCCTGGCTTTCGGGCGGGACCGGGGACGCCGCGGGCGCGGCCGGTTCGGGAGTGCGGAGGCCGGCGGGCGGCGGGCTCGGATTGGCGCGCCAGCGGCTTTGGATCTGCGGCCAGCCCGTCCACACTACGGTGGCCGCGACCAGCGCCAGCAGCAAGGCGACTCCGGCGATCCCCAACCGCGAGCGCGGCATCCGCGGCGGTGGCTCTTCTTCCGGGATCCCAGCCGGCGGCGCGCTGCGCTCGCGCGCTCGCGCTCCTTGCAGGACGTCCGTCAGACGCAGGGGCCGAGTGGAGGGCGACGGAGCCGGCCTGGCGGGCACGAACGATGCTCCCGGCTGGCCCAGTTCGGCAGCCTCCAGCACCAGCCCGGCCATGAACTCCAGGAAGCGCATATGGCGGGGGCTGAAGTGCGCGCGCTGGTCGGAGAAGACGGCCAGCACTCCCAGGGCAGGCCGGCGCCGCCGTCGCAGCGGCACCATCACCAGGGAGCGCACGCCCAACTCCCGGCAGGCTTCCTGGTTGACGCGAGCATCGCTCTCCGCGTCGGGACAGTCCTGCACCTCGCCGCTGCGCACGCATCGTCCCGCCAGGCCGCGATCGAGGTCGATCGAGGCCCCCATCTCGATGGCGGACCGCCCGCTGCTGGCCACGCACATCATGTCGGCGCCGCGGACCACCGCGATGGCCGCCCCGCTGGCCTCGGTGACGGCGCATACGCTCTCCGCCATGCGCTGCAGGGCGTCCCCGCGGACCGGCTGCGGGGCGGATGCAGGCGCCTCGCTCGCCGCCGGGGAAGCGAGTTGGTCTGGCTGGCCGGGGGGTTTGCGTTCCTGTTGGGCGGCGGAGGCGATGGCCAGCAAAGCATGCAGGGCGTCACGTTCGCGACCCCGCGCGCCGGGAGCGCGCATCCGCATGCGGTGGGTACCACCTTCCAGGTTGGATGGCGGCGTCATGGGCCCTGAGGGGACTGCCGGCTTGCCTGCCGGCAGCAGGAGCGTCACGAGTTTCAGGCCGCGGCTAGTGGGCTGTCAATCGTAGAAGGCGGGTGGTGT containing:
- a CDS encoding TolC family protein codes for the protein MRSVPAPRPAALGLTLVALLWLAGGAFAQQQDYSRSVPIFPNVFRPYASRPVPEPNLSNSGRVAPLLREGKLMLSLNDAIALALENNLDLVIARYNLPIADTDILRTQSGAAARGVNTGLIQGTPGGGAGTIGNAGATGGGAGGTSAAAGGAGAGIGGIVASTLGVGPPIDSFDPIATASFGLQYTNTPQSNTVFTGVSSLQQNTGFANFNYQQGFPTGTLVNLTFSNNRATSNSIRTSLVPQLNASYLIQVRQHLLQGLGFTPNKRFILIARNNREIVDVSFRQQVIFTVTQIENLYWNLVSAYEDVTAKERALKLAQQLEDNNRRQVEAGTMAPIEVINAQAQVAASQQDLIVSQTNLQLQQSLMKNAITKRQSDPALAAAAVVPTDRMQLPANEPVVPIEDLVQEALQKRPELAQARIDLTNRRLSKESAHNAQLPALDLVANYGGAALAGQLNPAFVGPIPVVPLGGWTDAMGLLNEHPTYFVGLTLTIPIKNRAAQADEVRSVLEYQQAQVRLLELQNGVAIDVRNAQYAVLQNRARVEAALKGREYAAQSLDAEQKKLAEGIGTTFTVLQAMANLATAESNLVGAMTAYEQSRVQLDVVTGRTLEHLGISIGDAESGTVTRLPQVPGVVPSQKALEHPIAPGGQP
- a CDS encoding M48 family metallopeptidase produces the protein MSRLPAILILALTLLLVAPAGAPQATSSPQPQAPAAQAPPPQVQGYTLPPEKYEQAVAYARARYILYFLSFAWGLLVLLLVLRWRLAARFRDWAERAVRFRFLQAWIFVPLFLLTLGVLELPPDLYGQWLSRHYQQSVQGWGSWAWDWTKGQLLGFVLGSLLIWLLYAVIRRSPRFWWLWFWLAALPILVFLLLITPMVIEPLFFKFEPLQKEQPLLTSEIQKVVHRGGLVIPDRRMFEMKASEKMKSLNAYVTGLGASKRVVVYDTTIQKMTVPEILFVFGHEMGHYVLDHVWKGIAFAAAVLLLFLYLGYRALGWTLARRGARWGIRGVDDWASLPVLLLWLSIFGFLFSPVSASFSRYLEHQADIYGLEVTHGLVADPQQNAAQAFQILGEVNLDDPDPNPFIRVWLYDHPPLNERIQFVLHYDPWAQGKEPEFVK
- a CDS encoding AMIN domain-containing protein, which codes for MTPPSNLEGGTHRMRMRAPGARGRERDALHALLAIASAAQQERKPPGQPDQLASPAASEAPASAPQPVRGDALQRMAESVCAVTEASGAAIAVVRGADMMCVASSGRSAIEMGASIDLDRGLAGRCVRSGEVQDCPDAESDARVNQEACRELGVRSLVMVPLRRRRRPALGVLAVFSDQRAHFSPRHMRFLEFMAGLVLEAAELGQPGASFVPARPAPSPSTRPLRLTDVLQGARARERSAPPAGIPEEEPPPRMPRSRLGIAGVALLLALVAATVVWTGWPQIQSRWRANPSPPPAGLRTPEPAAPAASPVPPESQAAPVAQAQPEAALPLALPAGRAQLTAVHYSTAPGGTRVTLELDRAVRYQARRLDNPARLVFDLENTHLALAGRSFPADDALLRSIRVAQFQRDVARVVLDLRAPAEYSATLEPAPPRLVIELRALPAPGR